A part of Drosophila bipectinata strain 14024-0381.07 chromosome 3L, DbipHiC1v2, whole genome shotgun sequence genomic DNA contains:
- the LOC108124254 gene encoding zinc carboxypeptidase — protein MWSRILVFVGLFSLVLGLEQVRYDNYKVYNIRIDDVEHYQLLSSQENAFKLNSWREARHPGDTSDVMLPPQYQESFEGLLNKYNFTYKLKIDNVQTLIDAQRPKKRTGYMEWTQYHTLEEIYAWLDLIEQRYSDIVTPFTIGNSYEGRPIRGIKISFKEGNPAVFIESNIHAREWITSSTITYFIDELLVPRNPGVRDLAQNVDWYIIPVLNVDGFSYSHEVERLWRKSRLPSDPTGECIGTDLNRNFDYLWMLIGASDDPCSEFYAGPSAESDPEIHQLTSYINNSIPEGTIKIYISLHSYGQYVLSPWGHTAEEFPEHYPQMMHVAKGFSDALYRRYGTVFTYGSSATTLYEVSGSGKEWAYAVKGIKIPYTIELRDTGELGFVLPPEDILPVAREVTEGFVGMIAAAREIDIL, from the exons ATGTGGTCTAGAATTCTGGTCTTCGTAGGGCTCTTTAGTCTAGTCTTGGGACTCGAGCAAGTGCGGTATGACAACTACAAGGTCTACAATATAAGGATCGACGATGTCGAGCATTACCAGTTGCTGAGTAGTCAGGAAAACGCCTTTAAA CTCAACAGTTGGCGCGAGGCTCGTCATCCGGGAGATACCTCGGACGTAATGCTACCCCCGCAGTACCAGGAGTCCTTCGAGGGTCTTTTGAACAAATACAACTTCACATACAAGCTCAAGATTGACAATGTGCAGACCCTCATCGATGCCCAGAGACCCAAAAAGCGAACTGGCTATATGGAATGGACGCAGTACCATACACTGGAAGAAATCTACGCATGGCTGGATTTGATCGAACAACGCTATTCGGACATAGTGACACCTTTCACTATCGGAAATTCCTACGAAGGAAGACCCATTCGAGGCATTAAAATCTCTTTTAAAGAGGGAAACCCCGCGGTGTTTATTGAATCCAATATTCATGCTCGGGAGTGGATTACTTCTTCGACGATCACATACTTCATTGATGAGCTCCTGGTTCCCCGGAATCCAGGCGTCCGAGATTTAGCCCAAAATGTGGACTGGTACATTATTCCTGTGCTTAATGTCGATGGCTTCTCTTACTCGCATGAAGTG GAACGTCTTTGGCGAAAGTCGCGCTTGCCTTCGGATCCCACTGGAGAATGCATTGGAACTGATCTAAATCGGAACTTCGACTATTTGTGGATGT TAATTGGCGCCAGTGACGATCCGTGCTCTGAATTTTATGCTGGACCTTCAGCAGAATCTGATCCAGAAATCCATCAACTCACTTCGTATATCAACAACTCGATTCCAGAGGGAACTATCAAGATCTACATATCGCTGCATTCATATGGACAGTATGTTCTCTCCCCATGGGGACACACCGCTGAGGAATTCCCGGAGCACTATCCACAAATGATGCATGTGGCCAAGGGCTTCTCAGATGCTCTTTATAGAAGATATGGCACTGTCTTCACGTACGGATCCAGTGCCACAACGTTAT ATGAGGTTTCCGGTTCGGGCAAGGAGTGGGCCTATGCTGTAAAGGGAATTAAAATACCCTACACTATCGAACTGAGGGACACAGGAGAGTTGGGTTTTGTCCTGCCACCAGAGGACATATTACCTGTGGCCCGCGAGGTGACCGAAGGATTTGTGGGCATGATAGCTGCTGCCAGGGAAATAGATATATTATAG